One Brachionichthys hirsutus isolate HB-005 unplaced genomic scaffold, CSIRO-AGI_Bhir_v1 contig_270, whole genome shotgun sequence genomic window carries:
- the LOC137914810 gene encoding proproteinase E-like, whose product MNLHSLFCFLLTVVYLHVVWGCGVPSYLPDTSRVVNGDEAQPYSWPWQVSLQSFFPTCGGTLIAPDWVLTAAHCITFHTYRVVLAEHDINEDEGPEQSIMVSKMFIHPKWNDNCFPCGNDIALLQLERSAVINDMVQTACLPQHGATLDHNQPCWITGWGRLHSGGPQATALQQALLPVVDHSTCSQSDWWGSSAKTTMVCAGGDSKSACHGDSGGPLNCKGRDGKWFVQGVTSFVDGRGCNTPQRPTVFTRVASFIPWISEMREATRIATDFQNPRSIP is encoded by the exons ATGAACCTACattctctgttctgttttttgctcaCTGTTGTTTATCTCCATGTAGTGTGGGGGTGTGGTGTACCCAGCTACCTGCCTGACACCAGCCGCGTGGTCAATGGGGACGAAGCCCAGCCGTATAGCTGGCCATGGCAGGTTTCTCTGCAGTCTTTCTTCCCCACGTGTGGAGGAACACTCATTGCTCCTGACTGGGTCCTGACTGCTGCACACTGCATCAC ATTCCACACATACAGGGTGGTTCTCGCTGAGCATGACATAAATGAGGACGAAGGACCCGAACAGTCCATTATGGTGTCCAAGATGTTCATCCATCCAAAATGGAATGACAACTGTTTTCCCTGTGG GAACGACATAGCCTTGCTTCAACTGGAGAGAAGCGCTGTCATCAATGACATGGTTCAGACGGCCTGCTTGCCACAGCATGGAGCTACTCTCGACCATAATCAGCCCTGCTGGATCACAGGCTGGGGTCGTCTCCACT CTGGTGGTCCTCAGGCGACCGCGTTGCAGCAGGCCCTGCTTCCCGTGGTGGATCACAGTACCTGTAGTCAAAGCGACTGGTGGGGCAGCTCAGCAAAGACAACAATGGTCTGTGCAGGAGGGGACAGCAAATCAGCATGCCAT GGTGACTCTGGAGGCCCTCTGAACTGTAAAGGCAGAGATGGTAAGTGGTTTGTGCAAGGCGTGACCAGTTTTGTTGATGGACGAGGCTGTAATACCCCTCAGAGGCCCACAGTCTTCACCCGCGTTGCATCTTTCATTCCCTGGATCAGTGAGATGAGGGAAGCTACACGAATAGCAACGGACTTCCAGAATCCCAGATCAATCCCTTGA